The genomic DNA CAGGTAAAGATGTAAGTACATCCTGCGCAATAGAATAAGGCAAATGCTGAGGGACTTCCCTTTACATCCTTATAGATCCCAGTAGCAGATCGAGATCATGTGAACAAAAGATTACTTGCGGAATACAACTGTTATCCCGTTTATCTTTCTGATGAATTGGCTGATAGACACTACAACGGTGAGTTTATTCGTCAAAAACGTATCCTACATCATGAGTAACTAACTGAATGAATCTTTTAGGTTTCTCCAACTCTATTCTCTGGCCATTATTCCACTACCACCCCGGAGAGATGAACTTTGATGCAGCTCATTGGCTGGCCTATCGAGAAGCCAACATGCGATTCGCCGAGGTCGTCTCGAACTTCTGTCAATCAGGCGATATGGTCTGGGTACAAGATTATCACCTGATGTTATTACCTATGTTACTTCGATCAATGATCTCAGGTGAATCCGCCCAAGGAGAAATGGTAAGAAAGGAATTAGGCagggtgaaagaaggtgtggatgatgaagtggtaaAAGATGTACTGGGTATGCAACCTGGTGTGGCTCAATCTGGTgaaatagatgatgaaggtgtggaaattttggatgatgtagatgaaggtgaagtacTTCATATGAAGGATAAACCTGCCGGAGCAGCTTCGAGAAGACCTCATTTCCCCAGGGGTTTATCGACCTTCCAAAAGCAGGAGATGGTGgcgaaagaaaaaggaaaagatggTATTAGAATTGGTTTCTTCTTACATACTCCTTTCCCCTCGAGTGAAATTTACCGGTGAGTATGATCGTCTATGATAGATATCAATATACTGATAATAATATGTTTGGAATCTCAGAGTTCTTCCTGTTCGAAGAGAAATCTTATTGGGTGTACTGCAATGTGATCTGAttgggtgagtcagctgtcTTCATTTATTTGAGATTCACATACTGAGCTCTCGGCATAGTTTCCACACATACGACTATGCCAGACACTTCTTATCCTCATGTACCCGAATCTTAGGCTTGCAAACTCAACCCAACGGTATCGAATTCGAAGGTAGATACGCTCAAGTCGGTACTTATCCTATTGGTATCGAGCCGATGCAATTCGTCGAGGGGTTGCAAAAAGAAAAAGTACAAAGTAGattgaaagctttggaaaCCAGATTCCAAGGATGTAAAGTTATCATCGGTGTGGACAGATTGGATTATATCAAGGGTATTCCTCAGAAGTTGCATGCATTGGAAGTGTTTTTAACTCAACATCCTGAATGGATcggaaaggtgagtaagagGTATTATATTTACACCATAAATCGTCATTTGGTACACTGGAAAGAGGCTGACTTGATCGTCATTAGGTCGTATTGGTCCAGTTGGCTATTCCGTCCCGACAAGATGTAGAAGAGTACCAAAATCTCAGAGCGTGCGTGAATGAGTTGGTAGGAAGAATCAATGGTCGATTCGGCACTGTCGAATTCATGCCTATTCATTACTTGCATAAATCAGTTCCTTTTGAGGAATTGACGGCAATGTATGCTTTGGCGGATGCTTGTCTGGTTACTTCCACTAGAGATGGTATGAATTTGGTAAGTGGGACAGATGCACCCAGTCTCAATTCTTGCTAACTTCCATATGATCTCAGGTCGCATACGAATACATCTCGTCTCAATCGAAACGACATGGTTCAATGGTCTTGTCTGAATTTGCGGGTGCTGCTCAATCACTTAACGGTAGTATTCTTATCAACCCTTGTGAGTACAGCTATCGGATGTATCTGTCGAGATCTCAACATGGTAGCTGATCTTGTAATTTGACATATAGGGGATGTACAATCTACCGCGGATGCCATTCATCAAGCACTTGAGATGGGGCCTGAGCAAAGGAAATCCAACTGGCAGAAACTATTCAACGTGAGTCATATCACAAGTCCGAGTTTCTTGTCCCTTGTCTAGCAGGCAAGAGTGACGAATGCTCATCCATCTTGTGTACAGTATGTCAGTAAATACACTGCCGAAGCTTGGGGTACTACCTTTGTCAACGAATGTGAGTTGTCCATCATGTCGGTACAACGATGAGTTGAGCTGATTAGTGCATGAATGATTTAGTGACTCGTCTTTCGGGTCTGCCACCTGCCGGACCCGCCGGACCAGGTAGGAAAAAGTCTGGTAGTTTGAGCCGAACTTCTTCCAAAGCCAGTATCAGAAGGAGAGCAAGTCAAGCTAGTGTGGTAGCTCCTATTGCGGAATCATAGATCTGTTCAAACGAAACTCCAGGTTTTAGAAGTAGTGGCAGAAgaaaaaaagcaaaaacGGAAATTCTCCACCAAGTTTTAATGAAAGAATGAATTGTTTTGGATGAACCAAGGTACATGCATACGGTATATATACTCAAGTATGAGTATGTGTATGAATTATGATTAATTTGTTACCAAGCATCTGGATTTTAGACCGATTGGTCTGATCAAACCAAACTGATGACATCTGTCTTGATATTATGCATCGTCCCTTCCGCAGTTTCTTACCATGTCACCAACACGTTTCTTTCCCCACCAAGATGGCCCCAGACGATATAAGCAAAATGATTGGTTAGCCCCTCAGGAGCACATACGGACCTCGGATGTGCATCTCAGGAATCTCAGGGGTTTAGGGAGTTGGTGGCGGAGACGATCCCGGTGGGGGAAGAGTCTGGATTTGGGAAGATTCTGTATATCAGAGATAATCTTATGGTATGGATTGTACCTACTTACTGTACTACCATGGTAGGAGATGACTTGAGAATAGACATCGAGAGTGAGGGAGCAACCATATATCAGAGGTGCCATGATGTCTATCTGCTGATAACAAATACAGTGCTGCTTGAGGAACTTGTTGCAGGCAGGGAGGATTGACATTGGATGACGACTCTTATCCCTCAATATCGTCTTGTACATTCCTAGATTAAGGGTTTGCTCATGGAGCTATGGGTTTACAAATTCCCATGTTCAGGTTGCTCCAATTGACCACTACCTTGGTAAACAAAGAAGACTCGCACACTATTGTAAGATCTTACCGCAGTACAAGCTGTCTCTGCCTCTCAATTGTGCCTGTCTACAGAGCGGAGCAGGGTACTTTTCGTTCACAACatcagtcaacatcaacatcaataaCGAGCAaatcatcgacatcttctctcctcttctcacccATACCTGCGATCATTTCGCTCTGCTTGTGAATCATCTCTTGATACTCAATCGTCATCGCAAGGTGGACAGTGTCATCCACAGATCAGATTGAAGCGAGTAAAGCTCCCTTTCGACCAAGGGGTACTTGTCGTCAAGGATAACTTCCCTATAATTAATGAAGGCCGGATAGAAGGAAGTTCTTTGCTGCGTATTAAGCTTTAAGATTAttttggtgagttgcatAGTTGATAATTCTGAATTACTTCTTACCGCACACCACACGAGCAAGTGCGGTGGACTGGTGGATGTATGACGAAGGTTGTCTCACTTGCTCGTGTCTTTTTTTCtatctcttccacctctttatatcctttcatctctggtttgattgatggatgga from Kwoniella mangroviensis CBS 8507 chromosome 1 map unlocalized Ctg02, whole genome shotgun sequence includes the following:
- a CDS encoding alpha,alpha-trehalose-phosphate synthase [UDP-forming] 1, which encodes MSPPPAVPGSPYTSNHISSPTLTSFTQMPNQPRVSPQADGGNDKKEQRLIVVSNRLPVTISKDANGEYHFKMSSGGLVSALSGCKKTMSFTWIGWPGKDIPVADRDHVNKRLLAEYNCYPVYLSDELADRHYNGFSNSILWPLFHYHPGEMNFDAAHWLAYREANMRFAEVVSNFCQSGDMVWVQDYHLMLLPMLLRSMISGESAQGEMVRKELGRVKEGVDDEVVKDVLGMQPGVAQSGEIDDEGVEILDDVDEGEVLHMKDKPAGAASRRPHFPRGLSTFQKQEMVAKEKGKDGIRIGFFLHTPFPSSEIYRVLPVRREILLGVLQCDLIGFHTYDYARHFLSSCTRILGLQTQPNGIEFEGRYAQVGTYPIGIEPMQFVEGLQKEKVQSRLKALETRFQGCKVIIGVDRLDYIKGIPQKLHALEVFLTQHPEWIGKVVLVQLAIPSRQDVEEYQNLRACVNELVGRINGRFGTVEFMPIHYLHKSVPFEELTAMYALADACLVTSTRDGMNLVAYEYISSQSKRHGSMVLSEFAGAAQSLNGSILINPWDVQSTADAIHQALEMGPEQRKSNWQKLFNYVSKYTAEAWGTTFVNELTRLSGLPPAGPAGPGRKKSGSLSRTSSKASIRRRASQASVVAPIAES